CATGACTGACGCTCGACCTATCCGTGTGGTGCTGGCCAAGATTGGCCTCGATGGTCACGATCGCGGCATTCAAGTCGTGGCCCGGGCGCTGCGCGATGCCGGCATGGAAGTGATCTACACCGGCTTGTGGCAAACGCCGGACGCCGTGGTTCGCGCGGTCGAGGATGAGGATGCCGACGTCGTGGGGATCAGTTTGCTCTCGGGCGCCCATCAGACGTTGGTGCCCGTGCTGATCGAGGCCTTGAAAGCCCGCGGTCTGGGGCATGTGCAGATGATCGTCGGCGGCATCATCCCGGCGGCGGACATTCCGCAACTGACCGAGATGGGCGTGGCGAAGGTATTCACACCTGGCGCTGGCTTAACCGAGATCGCAGAGTTTATTCGCGGCGCGGTCCCGCGGTCGGGCGTGTCGGCCGGGCCGTAGACGCCGCGCGAATCAGGGCCATCACGGCCCCGCGAATACCGGGCGAGAGTGACGGCCACGCCTGCGTGACGCTCGTCAGCTCGACGCTCAGCTCGGTATCTGCCTTTTCGGCCGCCGCAGCTCCGGCCTCGGCGATCAACGTCGGTAACGAAGTATTGCCTTGCTCGAAGAGTGGCTTGGCGCGTCCCGGTCCGGATCGCAAATCGCATGGCGCTACGCGGCGGGCCGACGATCGCTTTCCCTGCGATTCGAGGGCCGGCTTGGTCTGAAAGATGCGCGTCGAACCGTCGACCGACACCACGCGCCACAGCTCGCGCGTTTCGGCTTCGCCGGGCGCAGAAGTGGACTGATCGGGGCCGATCACGACTTCGACGTCGTCCATCAGGCCTGGGGCAACGGTTCCGACAGGAGCATCATTCGACATATTAGAATCGCGCAAACATCCGAGGGCAGGATCGCAGAACTTTGCGAGGCGGGCCAGGAAACGGGCAGCCGGCGAATCTCTGGGAAGATGTTCCGCCGTCAAGGACAGAACCACGTCTCGGCTGCCTGCTCGCTTCGTACTCGGGTTATCGACCGGTCGTTTTCCAGGGGGCGACGATTTCCATTTTTTTCCGAAGTTTCCTGGAGTGCTGAGAAAGACAGGCATTCCGCGGTCGGGGCACCATGGAGACGCGGAGGCACGTAGACGCCGATGCGCGGAGAAAGATGACTTGGAACTGCGGGGCGATTGCCAGACGACAGTAGAAAAACGCCTCGGCAAAATGTGCCGATCGCTGCGGCCTCGGTGTCTCGGCGGTGAACAACTTCTGAGGCCCCCGGCGGGCGAACAATTGACAAACATGTCTGCTCCGATAGGATGACCGGAGCGGGCCGAACCTTTTGTCGTGATTCAACTTCGGTTCGCCCACGCCGATTCATTTCTCGCTCACGGAGGCCGTCGTCAGTGGCAACTCAGATTGAAAATGCTCGGGCCGGAACGATCACGCCAGAGATGGAATACGTCGCCCAGCGCGAGCAACTGACCCCCGAGTTGATTCGCGACGAGGTGGCCCGCGGCCGCATGGTCATCCCGGCCAACACGGTGCATCTGGCCGGCAAGCTCGAGCCGATGTGCATTGGCATTGCCGCCAAGACAAAGATTAACGCCAATATCGGCAACTCGGCCGTCACCAGCGACGTAGGCGGCGAGCTCGAGAAGCTGCACACGGCTGTCCATTTCGGTTCGGACACGGTCATGGACCTGTCGACCGGCAAGGATATCAACCGCATCCGCGAGGCGATCATCGCCTCGTCCCCGGTCCCCATCGGCACGGTCCCCATCTACCAAATGCTGGAAGAGTTGGGGGGCGAGATCGAGGATATGCGGCCACAGCACTTCCTGGACATGGTCGAGCACCAGGCCAAGCAGGGCGTCGACTACATGACCGTCCATTGCGGAGTGCTGCTGGAGCATCTGCATCTGACGATGGGGCGGGTCACTGGCATCGTCAGCCGTGGCGGATCGCTGATCGCGAAGTGGATGATGACGCACCGGCAGCAGAACCCGCTGTTCACGCACTTCGAAGACCTTTGCGACATCATGCGGCAGTACGACGTCACCTGGAGCCTGGGTGACGGGCTGCGGCCGGGCTCGATCGCCGACGCCAGCGACGATGCCCAATTTGCCGAGCTGAAGGTCCTGGGGGACCTGGTCAAGCGTGGCTGGGCCAAGGGGACGCAGGTCATGGTCGAAGGTCCGGGGCATATCCCCATGGACCAGATCGACATGAACATCAAGAAGCAGATCGAATGGTGCCAC
The sequence above is a segment of the Pirellulales bacterium genome. Coding sequences within it:
- a CDS encoding cobalamin B12-binding domain-containing protein, giving the protein MTDARPIRVVLAKIGLDGHDRGIQVVARALRDAGMEVIYTGLWQTPDAVVRAVEDEDADVVGISLLSGAHQTLVPVLIEALKARGLGHVQMIVGGIIPAADIPQLTEMGVAKVFTPGAGLTEIAEFIRGAVPRSGVSAGP
- the thiC gene encoding phosphomethylpyrimidine synthase ThiC; the protein is MTGAGRTFCRDSTSVRPRRFISRSRRPSSVATQIENARAGTITPEMEYVAQREQLTPELIRDEVARGRMVIPANTVHLAGKLEPMCIGIAAKTKINANIGNSAVTSDVGGELEKLHTAVHFGSDTVMDLSTGKDINRIREAIIASSPVPIGTVPIYQMLEELGGEIEDMRPQHFLDMVEHQAKQGVDYMTVHCGVLLEHLHLTMGRVTGIVSRGGSLIAKWMMTHRQQNPLFTHFEDLCDIMRQYDVTWSLGDGLRPGSIADASDDAQFAELKVLGDLVKRGWAKGTQVMVEGPGHIPMDQIDMNIKKQIEWCHEAPFYVLGPLVTDIAPGYDHITSAIGAALAGWSGAAMLCYVTPKEHLGLPEQDDVRQGVIAYKIAAHAADLARHRPGARDRDDALSRARFAFDWNEQFRLSLDPETARRMHDETLPQDTFKSAHFCSMCGPKYCSMKITEQIREMAAESPLTPEVVELAIQGQQKA